A DNA window from Bos mutus isolate GX-2022 chromosome 11, NWIPB_WYAK_1.1, whole genome shotgun sequence contains the following coding sequences:
- the ARRDC1 gene encoding LOW QUALITY PROTEIN: arrestin domain-containing protein 1 (The sequence of the model RefSeq protein was modified relative to this genomic sequence to represent the inferred CDS: inserted 1 base in 1 codon): MGRVQLFEVRLNHGRVVYSPGEPLVGAVRVRLAAPLPFRAIRVTCTGSCRVSNKANDSAWVVEESYFNSALSLADKGSLPAGEHSFPFQFLLPATAPTSFEGPFGKIVHQVRATIDTPRFSKDHQCSRVFYILXPLNLNSIPDIEQPNVASTTKKFSYKLVKTGSVVLTASTDLRGYVVGQVLRLQADIENQSGKDTGPVVASLLQKVSYKARRWIYDVRTIAEVEGAGVKAWRRAQWQEQVLVPALPQSALPGCSLIHVDYYLQVSLKQPEAVVTLPVFIGNIAVNHVPLSPRPGPGLVVPSAPPQEEAEAVASSPHFFSDPVSLSTKSHSQQQQLHAALGSVPHGAPEPHPQDGSPAPHPLPPPLCISTGATVPYFAEGSGGPVPTSSTLILPPEYSSWGYPYEAPPSYEQSCGGVDPGLTPGS, translated from the exons CCATCCGCGTGACCTGCACGGGGTCCTGCAGGGTCTCCAACAAGGCCAACGACTCGGCCTGGGTGGTGGAGGAGAGCTACTTCAACAGTGCCCTGTCTCTGGCCGACAAGG GGAGCCTGCCTGCTGGAGAGCACAGCTTCCCCTTCCAGTTCCTGCTTCCTG CCACGGCTCCCACGTCCTTCGAGGGCCCTTTTGGGAAGATTGTACACCAGGTACGGGCCACCATCGACACACCACGTTTTTCCAAGGATCACCAGTGCAGCCGTGTCTTCTACATCT AGCCCCTGAACCTGAACAGCATCCCAGACATCGAG CAACCCAATGTGGCCTCCACCACCAAGAAGTTCTCCTACAAGCTGGTGAAGACGGGCAGCGTGGTCCTCACGGCCAGCACCGACCTCCGAGGCTATGTGGTAGGGCAGGTGCTGAGGCTGCAGGCAGACATTGAGAACCAGTCAGGCAAGGACACCGGCCCGGTGGTGGCCAGTCTGCTGCAG AAAGTGTCCTACAAGGCCAGGCGCTGGATCTATGACGTGCGGACCATCGCCGAGGTGGAGGGAGCCGGCGTCAAGGCCTGGCGGCGGGCTCAGTGGCAAGAGCAGGTTCTGGTGCCCGCCCTGCCCCAGTCCGCCCTGCCGGGCTGTAGCCTTATCCACGTGGACTACTATCTGCAG GTCTCCCTGAAACAACCGGAAGCTGTCGTGACGCTGCCGGTCTTCATCGGCAACATTGCTGTGAACCATGTTCCATTGAGCCCCCGGCCAGGCCCTGGCCTGGTGGTGCCCTCAGCGCCACCCCAGGAGGAGGCGGAGGCTGTGGCCAGCAGCCCTCACTTCTTCTCGGATCCCGTCTCTCTCTCCACCAAGAGCCactcccagcagcagcagctgcatgcaGCCCTTGGCTCTGTGCCCCATGGTGCCCCAGAACCCCATCCTCAGGATGGCAGCCCTGCCCCGCACCCTCTGCCACCTCCCTTGTGCATCTCCACAGGTGCCACCGTGCCCTACTTTGCAGAGGGTTCTGGAGGTCCGGTGCCCACCTCCAGCACCCTGATCCTCCCCCCAGAGTACAGCTCGTGGGGCTACCCCTATG AGGCCCCACCGTCCTATGAGCAGAGCTGTGGTGGTGTGGACCCTGGCTTGACCCCGGGGAGCTGA